One Formosa agariphila KMM 3901 genomic window, TAGATGAAGATGTTCCTGGTGGTGCTTCAGCATATATTTTAAATGAAATTTTAGATAACCAAAATGCTTACCAATTTTTAGACAGTAAACCTAGAACGCTTACCGCTAAGGCGCACCGACCTGCTTATGGTACAGATGGCGATTATTTCTCTAAACCTTCTTTAGAAGATGTTTTTGAAACTGTTTACAAAATTATGCACGAGGCAAATCCTAATAAGTATCCTAAACTAAGATAATCCAATTATCTATTTAATATCCAATTGAAACATTATGACCATTAAACTATTGGCCATTGGAAAAACAGATAGTAAACTTTTACAAGGTTTAATCGATGATTACCAAAAACGTTTAGGGTTTTACATCAAGTTTGAATTTGAAATTATTCCTGACTTAAAAAAGATTAAAAATTTAAGTGAAGAACAACAAAAACAAAAAGAAGGTGAGCTTATTCTTGGCAAATTAAACTCTACAGATGCGTTAATTTTATTAGATGAAAACGGAAAGCAAATGGATTCTGTAGGCTTCTCTAATTACCTTCAGAAACACATGAATTCGGGGATTAAACAATTAGTATTTGTTATTGGCGGACCTTACGGATTTTCGCAAGAAGTTTATGCAAAGGCATTAGGTAAGATATCATTATCTAAAATGACATTTTCTCATCAAATGATTCGACTATTTATTATCGAACAACTATATCGCGGTTTTACTATACTTAAAAACGAACCTTATCACCATAGATAAACCTTAATGCTATCTCGTAGGTTTAGGTTTTATGGTTCCTAACTTATATCCGAATGCAATCTTAGCTTTTGTTAGATTAAAACTATAAGTATTGTCGAAATCTAAATCGCTAGAATACACTCCTCCTCCATATATTAAACTTACGTAATATTGCGGAACATTATACCCTAAAGCAAAAGTGTAATCCATTTTATAAATCATAGGATTAGACGGTTTATAAGTATTATCCTCTAAAGTCACATGTTTGTACATTAACCCTACTCCAGGCATAATATTACACGAGGCTGTAAAGTTTTGCGGCAACCTAAACACAGACATTAGACCACCTAAAATACCTAAAGCACTACTGTTATACCGTTTAACATGCGCTTGTTCGTTAAAGTAAATGTTAGATGGGTCTTCTAAAATATTGTCATCTGCAGAAAAATAATCATAAAAACCAAAAGCTCCAAAACCACCCGTTATATACACTTTACGATTTAAATTATCTACACCAGCTTTTAACAT contains:
- the rlmH gene encoding 23S rRNA (pseudouridine(1915)-N(3))-methyltransferase RlmH, coding for MTIKLLAIGKTDSKLLQGLIDDYQKRLGFYIKFEFEIIPDLKKIKNLSEEQQKQKEGELILGKLNSTDALILLDENGKQMDSVGFSNYLQKHMNSGIKQLVFVIGGPYGFSQEVYAKALGKISLSKMTFSHQMIRLFIIEQLYRGFTILKNEPYHHR